Below is a genomic region from Flavobacterium ginsengisoli.
ATTTTGATTTTCCTGAAGAGGTGACATTAGCTCCATCAGGAACTCCACTAGAAAAAATTACACAACTTACTTATAACGTTCCGAATTTTAATACCAAAGTAAACCTTTTAAAACATTTACTGGAAACTGACGAAAGCATGAGCCGTATTCTAGTTTTCGTAAATAACAAAAAGATTTCGGATATGCTTTTCAATCGTATCGACGAGCTTTTTGATGGACAATTTGGTGTAATTCACTCTAATAAATCTCAAAATTATCGTTTGAGCACAATGGCCGAATTTCAAGAAGGAAATCTTCGCGGTTTAATTACAACCGACGTTATGGCAAGAGGTTTGGATATTTCGAATATTACTCACGTAATTAACTTCGAACTTCCAGAAGAACCAGAATTGTATATGCACAGAATTGGTCGTACGGGTCGTGCAGACGCAACGGGAACAGCAATTAGTTTTGTTACTCCAAGAGAAGAAGAATTTAAAATAGAAACGGAACTTTTAATGGATCAAGAGCTTGAAATCGCCGATTTTCCTGAAGAAGTTGAAATTTCAGAAAAGTTAATTGAAGCTGAAAAAGATAAATTACCTAGAAAGTTTCTACTGAAAAAACCAAAACTAGAAGGTGACGGTGCTTTCCATGAAAAATCTAAAAAGAACCAAAAAGTCAATCTTGGTGGTCCTTCAAAAACCAAAAAGAAAACGCATGGTTCTGTTAACAGAAATATGTTGAAGACAAGAAATGAGAAGAAGAAAAAAAATAACTTTTTTTAGATGCTAAGCTACTAAGTTGCTAAGGTTCTAAGTTTTTTATATAACACTAAAAAAGGGTAAAGATTCAAAGAATCTTTACCCTTTTTTAACCTTAGAAGCTTAGCATCTCAGCACCTTAGAATCTTTTTTACTAAATCTTCGTAAAAACCAATCCAACTGGCGAACACAACTGGATTCTTCTGCCAGTATCTGTAAGTTTTCCTGTTGCTATATCTCTTTTAAAAATAACTATATCATTAGTATATTGATGACCTACTAAAAGGTAATTTCCTGTAGGATCGATAGCAAAATCTCTTGGACCTTTTCCTAATGTGCTTTGTTGTTCTACCAATTCTAAAGCTCCTGTTTTAAGAATTTTGTAAACCGAAATTGCATTTGCATCTACACGATCGGTAACATATAAAAAGTTTCCGTCTGGCGAAAGTTTAATTGCAGCCGCTCCTGTTCCTCCTTTAAAGTCTTTTGGAAGAATACTTGTTTCTGCTACAACTTTTAAAACTCCAGTTTTATCCCAGCTTAAAGTCGTCAAAGTTCCATCTAGCTCTTGAACTAAATACACAAATTTTCCATCTTTACTAAAAGTCAAATGTCTTGGCCCACTTCCTGGTTTTACATCAACACTTCCTTTCAATGTCAAAATTTCGTTTTTAGCCGTTGAATTGTATTTATATATAAACACTTTATCTAACCCCAAATCATTAGAAATCACGAACTTTTTGTCTGGAGAAAAAACCACCATGTGTACGTGAGCTTTTTCCTGACGCGCCGCATTTGGCCCTTTCCCTTCGTGCTGAATCAATTGTTGTGCTTCTGTAATGCTCCCATCAGCATTCTTTTTAAAAACTGCAATGCTTCCGCCAGAATAATTAGCCGCGATGACATGTTTATCATCATTTATCAAATGGCAAGGATCTGCTCCTAAAGCATCATTTTTATTCAAAAGATTAATTTTTCCAGACTGCGAATCATAAGAAAAAGAGCTTACAGTACTTTGAGTTCCATTTTCGTTTACGGCATAAATAAACTTATTATCTGCTGATACAGATAAATAACTCGGACTTACAACATTTTCAGAAGAACTTTTTAGCTTATATTCGCCATTAGAAGCATCAAATTCATACACATAAACACCATTGCTTTGGCAAGTATTCGTGTAAGTTCCAACCAATAAATTGAATTTATTTTGAGCTTTAACAGCTGTAATTGATAAAGCTGAAAATAAGACTAGATATATTTTTTTCATAATTTGTTTTTTTTGATTAGCTAAAATAAACAATATATCCATTTGAAACAGTCCCTTTATTGCAAGAAATTACAAAAGTTACATTTTTTTTTGCCACGTAAGTTCATCACAGTTATAAGTCTTACATTCTACTTTTAAGTTTACTTACAATCTCTTACACGAACTTATATGGTTTAATAAATTTTTAATTTGTATTTTTGACCAGCATCTTCGCGAAAAACAAAACGTAGTGAAGTAAATCGAAGCCAGAATGCATTTTAAACATCCCGAAATTCTATACTTTCTGTTTTTATTGATCGTTCCAATTTTGGTTCACTTATTTCAATTAAGACGATTTAAAACTTCCTATTTCACAAACGTTCGATTCTTAAAAGAGCTTGCTATTCAGACTCGTAAGAGTTCTAAAATCAAAAAACGTCTTTTATTAGCTACACGATTATTATTGCTTGCTTGCGCAATTATTGCATTTGCACAGCCTTTTTTTGCGACTGCTGATAGCAAAAACGCTTCAAATGAAATGTATATTGTTCTAGACAATTCTTTTAGCATGCAGGCAAAAGGAAAAAAAGGCGAATTACTAAAAAGGGCCGTTCAAGAATTACTTGAAAATACTCCAGAAAACACTCAATTTTCGCTTTTAACAAACACCGAAAATTTTTGGAATACTGATATTAAATCATCAAAAAATGCTTTACAAAATCTAAAATATAGCGCAACCTCTTTTGATCTTGCAACAATTACAGCCAAAATAAAAGCTCACAAATCGGCTCATAAAAAAGATATTGTCATTATTACAGATGCTGTTGGTTTAAAAGAAGCGGCTATTAAGAATCTAGATTTTGAAGAAAAGCCGTATTTCATAGTTCCAAAAGCAGAACAAAAAAACAATGTGTCAATTGACAGCGTTTACATCAATCAGACTTTAGAAAATTTTTATGAAATCGGAATTAATTTATCCGCTTATAGCGAAGATTTTAAACCTGTTTCAACGGCACTTTACAATCAAAACAAATTGATTGCCAAAACGATTGTAAATTTTGATGCAAAGAAAAAGAAAATCAATTTCACGATTCCAAAAGAAGCTTTTCATGGTTACGTGGCAATTGAAGATAACGGCCTGACTTATGACAACAAATTGTTTTTTAGCATTTCTAAAAACAAAAAAACAAACGTTATTAGTATTGGTGAACCAGAAAAAGCAATTTCTTATCGAGAATATATACTTCTGGCGAATTTAACTACAACAATTATTCTATCAGTGCTTTAGATTACAATAGTTTAGAAAAACAAAATACTATTATTTTAAACGAGTTGATTGATATTCCGCAAGCCTTACAAACCACTTTAAAAGCTTTTGTTTCTAAAGGCGGAAATTTGGTTATCATTCCTTCTGACAAAACTTCTCTTTCAAGCTTAAATGCATTGCTGGGGAATTTTGGAAAAATTCAATTTGGGAATTTAGAGACCAACAGTAAATTAATCACTAAAATTAATTTTGACCATCCTTTATTTTCAGGTGTTTTTGAAAATAAAATAACGAATTTCCAATATCCAAAAGTAAACAGTTCATTTGCTGTTTCTAGTCCTTATCCAGTCTGCTCTTTCATTTGAAGACCAGACTACTTTTGTTACTTCTGTTCAAAACCCAGTTTCTGGAATAACCGTTTTTACAGCACCAATAAATAGCGCCAATTCAAATTTTCAGCAATCGCCTTTAATTGTTCCGTTATTTTATAAAATCGCGCAAAATAATCAGAAAACTGGCGTAAATGCTTTGACAATTGGAAACAATCAGCCTTATTTTGTTGATGTTTTATTGACTAAAGATGCTATTTTGGAAGTGAAAGGAACCGACGATTCGTTTATCCCAATTCAGCAGATTCTAAACAATAAAGTCAAATTAACTTTTAATGATTTTCCAGAAACCGCTGGAAACTACAGTATTTTTGACAAAAAAGAATGGGTTGAGAATATCAGTTTTAATTACAAAAGAACCGAAAGCGATTTGAGTCAGATAAACACGAACGTGGTCTCTGATTTTAAAACTGCTGATACAATTTCGACTATTTTTAATACGTTACAAACAGAACGAACTGACAGCCAAATTTGGAAATGGTTTGTTATCTTTGCACTGTTATTTTTAGCATTAGAAATGGCAATTATAAAATTTGTAAAATAGAATTCGCATTTGTTTGAAAGGCCTTTTACTTTTACAAAAATCATTTTACGACAAAAAATTATCTACATATGAAACTAATCATCAAAAGCGCCAAAATTATCGACTCCAAAAGTCCGTTTCACAATCAGACCGTTGATCTTTTAATTGCAGATGGTGTAATAGAAAAAATAGGAGTTTCTCTTCCTAATGACGATGCAGAAGTGGTACGATTTGACGATCTTCATGTTTCTCAAGGATGGTTTGACAGTAGTGTTTCTCTTGGAGAACCTGGTTACGAAGACAGAGAAACTATCTCAAACGGATTGAATGTTGCCGCAAAAAGCGGTTTTACAGCAATTGCCTTACAGCCAAATTCATTACCTATTATTGACAACCAATCTCAGGTAAATTTTGTAAAAAATAAAGCAAATGGTTTTGCAACAGAAATTTTCCCAATAGGTGCTTTAACTAAAGCTAGTGAAGGAAAAGACATGGCCGAACTTTTTGATATGAAAAACTCGGGAGCAATCGCTTTTGGAGATTACAATAAAAGTATCGACAATGCCAATATCTTGAAAATCGCTTTACAGTATGTCCAAGATTTTGACGGATTAGTTATCGCTTATTCGCAAGATCCTAACATTAAAGGAAACGGAGTTGTAAACGAAGGTATTGTTTCTACAAGATTAGGTTTAAAGGGAATTCCGAATTTGGCTGAAGAACTTCAAATTTCAAGAAACTTATTTTTATTAGAATATACTGGCGGAAAACTTCATATTCCGACTATTTCTACTGCAAAATCGGTAGAATTAATTCGAGAAGCTAAAGCTAAAGGTTTAAACGTAACTTGTAGCGCATCTGTTCATCATTTGGTTTTAACTGATGAAAAACTGGACGGATTT
It encodes:
- a CDS encoding DEAD/DEAH box helicase, with the translated sequence MSTFEKFNLPKSLQKAVDELGFVTPTPIQEKSFSVIMSGRDMMGIAQTGTGKTFAYLLPLLKLYKFTHTNTPKIVILVPTRELVVQVVEEVEKLTTYMSVKTLGIYGGVNINTQKKAVYEGVDILVGTPGRTMDLALDAVVRFDETQKLVIDEFDEMLNLGFRPQLTSLFAMMKTKRQNILFSATMTDEVDDLLNDYFDFPEEVTLAPSGTPLEKITQLTYNVPNFNTKVNLLKHLLETDESMSRILVFVNNKKISDMLFNRIDELFDGQFGVIHSNKSQNYRLSTMAEFQEGNLRGLITTDVMARGLDISNITHVINFELPEEPELYMHRIGRTGRADATGTAISFVTPREEEFKIETELLMDQELEIADFPEEVEISEKLIEAEKDKLPRKFLLKKPKLEGDGAFHEKSKKNQKVNLGGPSKTKKKTHGSVNRNMLKTRNEKKKKNNFF
- a CDS encoding lactonase family protein gives rise to the protein MKKIYLVLFSALSITAVKAQNKFNLLVGTYTNTCQSNGVYVYEFDASNGEYKLKSSSENVVSPSYLSVSADNKFIYAVNENGTQSTVSSFSYDSQSGKINLLNKNDALGADPCHLINDDKHVIAANYSGGSIAVFKKNADGSITEAQQLIQHEGKGPNAARQEKAHVHMVVFSPDKKFVISNDLGLDKVFIYKYNSTAKNEILTLKGSVDVKPGSGPRHLTFSKDGKFVYLVQELDGTLTTLSWDKTGVLKVVAETSILPKDFKGGTGAAAIKLSPDGNFLYVTDRVDANAISVYKILKTGALELVEQQSTLGKGPRDFAIDPTGNYLLVGHQYTNDIVIFKRDIATGKLTDTGRRIQLCSPVGLVFTKI
- a CDS encoding dihydroorotase, whose translation is MKLIIKSAKIIDSKSPFHNQTVDLLIADGVIEKIGVSLPNDDAEVVRFDDLHVSQGWFDSSVSLGEPGYEDRETISNGLNVAAKSGFTAIALQPNSLPIIDNQSQVNFVKNKANGFATEIFPIGALTKASEGKDMAELFDMKNSGAIAFGDYNKSIDNANILKIALQYVQDFDGLVIAYSQDPNIKGNGVVNEGIVSTRLGLKGIPNLAEELQISRNLFLLEYTGGKLHIPTISTAKSVELIREAKAKGLNVTCSASVHHLVLTDEKLDGFDTRFKVTPPLRTEVDRQALLNGIADGTIDMITSDHNPIDIEFKKMEFDTAKNGTIGLESAFGALLTVLPVETIVAKLTAARKVFDLESHIIEEGAKANITLFSTEGKSTFTKENILSKSKNSAFLGTEIKGSIYGILNQNQLVTK